In Lycium ferocissimum isolate CSIRO_LF1 chromosome 7, AGI_CSIRO_Lferr_CH_V1, whole genome shotgun sequence, the sequence TTTTTGAAATGATCTCCAACACTATATGAGAAGTTGAAAGCAAACAAAAATAATAGAATAGTGAAGGCAAGCAGCCAGCAATCATGACCTTTTTGGTTTGGACCTGGACAAAGAAAGTGGCATGATAACCTTTAGATTAGTTAAATGCGGTtctttgtatttgaaatttgagtaTAACTtgctaaaaaatttaaactaaTCTTTATTTTgtactattttatttatatcaAATGCTCCACTATGACGCTATTCTGTTAAAAGACTCTTTATTATAGTGgtttgtttaaaaattaaaatgttttggaatgtattttgaaCTTACCATTTTGCCCAATTGACAGCTAACCAAAAAGATGTAATGATTCATCAGACGTCggaatgaaacaaaaaaaaaaaaaatactccctctgtcccaatttatgtgacttAGGTTGATTGAAcgcaaagtttaaaaaataaaggaagaattataaattttatgatctaaaataagttaaaatatttatatgattataaatattttgttaaataaaagataaaatttaaaattaaattattatcaaataagaaaatatgtcaTTTTTATGAAACTGTATCATGTAAATTGAGACGAGTAGTATTCAAAAGACAGCAAAACAACTACCGAGGACGACGAGTCAACAGTACCCCCCTCGTTTTAAATAAGTTCATCATAGCAGATATCACCTGTCAGCTCAGGCCTTTCTGAATTCCCCTATATAAATCTGTGCTGAAAAGAAACATACTCCAGTAACATAAACAAGACTGAAAAAAAATACTATCCAGAGTGAAAATGCAAGCAGCGGCGATGGCAGTTCAACCAGTAATCAAGGTAGCTGGGATCTGTGGTTCCCTCCGTAAAGGTTCCTATAACCGTGGTCTCCTCAATGCCGGTACACCCTTTtttctcattaaaaaaaaaattgtttcagcATATTGATTTGTTGCTTGTAATTGCTAAATGATTTGTAATTGGGCGTAGCGATTGAGATATGTAAGGATTCTGTAAAGGGAATGGAGATTGAGTACGTTGACATATCGCCGTTACCGTTTCTGAATACTGATCTTGAGGTGAACGGAACTTATCCACCTGCTGTTGAGGCTTTTCGtaagaagattgaagaagctGATTGTTACCTTTTTGCTTCTCCTGAGTACAACTATTCCGTTACAGGTATCCTTTTTTCCCCCCTTCATTTTCTCTAATTGATACTCCAATTAGGCTTAACTATGTTGAAGCTAAACCAGAGTGTAAGCAAATATTAAAGTAAGTTGCAGATTCCTCGAATCTAAATTAGTTTGGATCTGGGGGAACAGAATATGACCATAGTTagtccctccgtcccatattacttgtctaCTTTTCCTTTTACACGACCACTTaagaaatcaaaaataaaagtgtatttttacTACATTATTTTTATCTCTGTTCAATTAATCAATATTggttactttaaaaaacaattaatgttaaggACAAAATAGGAATATTGTAATCTATTGTATCTTGTTTTTGTAAATGGACAAGTATTTTGGGACGGATATTTTTAGTTATGtggacaactaatatgggacggagggaataatTCTTTAATCTGTTCTTATGGCAGTTATTAATTGGCATTTCTAATTTATGCTATACTTGGTCTGAGATTTGATTACTTTACTGCTGTTTCGACTTCTATGCTCGGAGAATCTGAGAACTTGTAGATCAAGCATGAGAATTTATGATGCTTATCTATGGTGAGCAGAGAGCTTTGAATatcaaaaaaggaagaaaggaaaaagaaaataatgaaaaagttCAAAGCTagcaaaagaaaataattggtGTTCTAGATGGATGAGATTCTGAATAGTTTTGGTTTTAATTAGCTGGGCCCAATGCCCATGTTCATTATTGCTAATTAAGCATGCctatttatttagtgtttgatgGTGGTTGAAACAGAAAGATGCTTCAAATGGAACTTTTATAAAAGGTGATAGCATACAAAGGCTGTACATGGTGGAAAAATTGTTactaaagaaaatgtttataatatgaaatatttattatcCAAGATATTTATCTCATTCAGCGCTATATGTAGGATGATCTTATTTAAGAGATAAATAAGAGCAAAATTAAGAACTTGATAGGGATATCAAAATGTAATTGGTTGTAAAACGATGTATAAATGAATGTGGTGATTAGCTGAGCTTAACGCCTAACATTTGTGGACATGTGAAATACTCCCAAAGCACTGTAAAGATATCTTCTCAGCTCGTCTTTCAggttgatatgatgattatttagtatgccttctcttattttcttttgtgggTTAACTTGGTTCATTTGATTGGAGGAGTGAGCGTTAAATTTGTTGTACCATTGGGTTTTATGTGTTTGTTAGTTACTATCTGTTTAAGCAATCAACAAGAAGCCGTAACATGGGAGTCTTATCTGTTACTGTAATGGGTGTGACTGCAAGAGTTGAGGTAATCATAGCCTGTACATCGTAATACAAACGGAGGATTTGGTCACCTAGTTTTGATCCAAACCCTTATAATCTGAAAGTTTTGTAGATTAGGCTCTGGATATGCAAGTAGCTATAGGTTGCTAGATTAGTTTGTAGACTATCGTGGTACACAGTATTGACGTACTATGTCAATACGGGAGTGCAAATAGAGTGATGGATTTTCTCTTCTTGTGATGATACTCTTGGTactgatgattatgatttcctGCTCCTTGGGTAGGACCCCTGAAAAATGCAATTGATTGGGCATCTCGACCTCCAAACGTTTGGGCTGATAAGGCAGCAGCAATGGTGAGTGCTGGTGGTGGCTTTGGTGGAGGAAGATCACAGTATCACCTTCGGCAGATAGGAGTCTACCTTGATCTTCATTTCATTAACAAACCTGAATTTTTCCTGAACGCATTCCAGCAACCATCGAAGTTTGACAGTGATGGTGTGCTGACAGATGAAGAAACCAAGCAGAGAATCAAAGCAGTTCTTTTGGCTTTACAGGCATTTACCTTGAGactcaaaggcaagtgtgaataGCTTCTCCCAGTGAATGTGGTCCATTTCTTCATCCAATATGGGTGGTCAAAATTTTCTCCTGCATTTCCAGCTCACATGGATAAGAATTCTACTTTTAGATTTGAAACATCTGTTCAGTTGATTAAACGTGTTAGCAGAATTGAAATTGTATGAAAGTGATTGATGTAATGGCTGGATAAGTAAAATCTGTGTCTGGAGTATTACTAGCTATTTAAGTTATTATCTGGCTTAATGTTCCCTCTCGAGTTTACTTGCCCCTGTAGTCTCTTAAATTTGTTTTGCAATTAGAATTGATCTGTTTTTATTTTGAAACTAGTGAATATGCGCGGTCTAGAAAAACATCTGAATTTTCTTGTTAATTTGATTAGGAATATTTTAGAAGtacaaaaaaacaaatataaaagGCAAGATATACATATGaggaaaaaatttattaaatgatATTAGGAACTTTACATTAGTTATAGCATTATCTTTGTTTAGTAGATATATCTGGTtacaatatgtatatttatttagaaaaataattatttattttctctaaATGCTTGCATAAAAATGTCTTGGGTACATACATGATTActaattttgttttttggatTCGTTACCAATTTTATATCTTTActttgttattatatctttcactaCATAAAATATGTATTAACGGGGAACCAGTTCATTCAATCAAACACTACCTCAACCCCATTAAAGAGGGGGGAtcaaaaagggggggggggggaatcaAAAAACTACGGCACCTTTTGTGCAAGTAAAAATTCACTAATGAACCTAAAACTTTGATGTATAGAACTAGGTATATTCAGTTCAAGGTTAAACCTGTATATGGCAATTCATGATCTTCATCCTTTGAGCTTGAAATTATCCCATTTATTTTATCAAttactttcttcttcatctcctccatTGCAACATTCAACTCctccatatccatgtctttAAGATGAATGGTCGTGTCTCTTCATCTTCATTTGTCTCAAACACTctatcttttcctttcttctgtCTCTCTATGAACCACATCTGAGCAGACGTGGCGGCAATGTAGCGAGTCACAACATCGTCAACAGAAGGATGACCGAAGAAGAAGACGTTGCCGCTCCGGCCAAAGAAAACGTTGCAACCGCTTGAACATCGCACTATTGACCAATTCCATGGCTTGCGCAAAATAAAAAGACCTTGTCGACGTTTTGTATAAGGGGTATGCCTTTTAGCTTTATCGTCTATTCTTTCGATTCTAACCTTTGTGTGTACCAAGGTTGGCAAACGGAAACAGCAATAGATATTAGCCAATGAAAGACAATGGCTTGTTCTCTTCGACAAAGAGAACCTCTCTTTGCAGCCAATGTATAACAGACCGCTTCGGCGATGCGCTTTAAATGTCATTTGATGCACCGTTAATTAATGGCATCCTATTGAATTAAGGAATACATGCGCCGTTTTACAAGCCGttgcattttttttgttttagaaaTTTTGAACGGATGCGTACaggaaaatggaaaatttgagaaaatagaTAAGTAGCAATACTGAGATATGAGAGCGCCATGTCACTAGCCTCTGTCTCTcttttatatagatatagatcAGTGAGTGCAGTTGGCATCACAAAGTAAGGAGGGCTTCAATGCCCTGCTCTTGCACTATCCTGAGTTTGGAGATGTTTAGCCAAATAATTAGTAGTCGAATCGCTGTCTTGGGCATGCCAGCGATTTTTATTGGGTTAAAAATATCACTGGtaaatatattttcctttcttagATAACATTTGCGTtaacatctattatatatacataataaaataattttaacttttgcATGATGAACCCCTGGACACATGCTGGCTTCGCCCCTCGTCTTGGGCATGCCATATGAGTAACATATATCACTGGCCTATATcagatttttcctttcttagATAACATTTGCGTAACTAGAGAGGTCCCTATACTTATAGATGCTTTATCAATTTGCATGTGGAAATTAAATTTTACGCAATGGTGGGGACTGCCATTTTGTGAGCATTGTGCTTCCATGGCTGAATTTGACGGTTCCTGGAAGCTAGTATATGCAATATTTATAATTTACTACCCCATTTCTGTTCATCCAAATCTTCCAGCGTATATATAATGGCAAAAATAGACGCTTTGTTGTTGAACTTAGACACAGTATCATGCAACAAAGCTTCTACATGAACAAGAATGGAGCCTTTCTTGGAGACTGTAGCTTCTGCATCAACAAAATCTAGAAGCATTAGAGTTTTGGATACACTACATTActcattctttttaattttcatgtataaagatGATCCTTATATACAATGTCCAtagtataatattttaaattctaCGTGCTATTGCTTATTGTTAGGGTTTTGCCCTGATTTTCTACCATAATTAGAATTCCtttcttggtggaaaaggtTTTCTAGGTGAAAAAGATCTCATATAGTGTTAAATTTCTTGGAGGAAAAATTTTTGTATttctataaattgaag encodes:
- the LOC132063720 gene encoding NAD(P)H:quinone oxidoreductase; amino-acid sequence: MQAAAMAVQPVIKVAGICGSLRKGSYNRGLLNAAIEICKDSVKGMEIEYVDISPLPFLNTDLEVNGTYPPAVEAFRKKIEEADCYLFASPEYNYSVTGPLKNAIDWASRPPNVWADKAAAMVSAGGGFGGGRSQYHLRQIGVYLDLHFINKPEFFLNAFQQPSKFDSDGVLTDEETKQRIKAVLLALQAFTLRLKGKCE